A genome region from Pseudomonas sp. N3-W includes the following:
- a CDS encoding HlyD family secretion protein, whose amino-acid sequence MSTHSRSSIFFACSLLVLLAGAGGFGYWKSMHDRLPEGLYVGNGRLEATEVQIASKTPGRLAEVLVDEGDKVTKGQLLARMDTRTLEAQRNQADAEVLRARENLGAAQANVQLRQSELLLAQQELKRSRELFKHGFVSGQIIDQQQARLDTGSAAVAAARAQMSAVSATIGAAQAQVAMLTSEIDDSSLRAPIDGVIQLRMAEPGEVLGAGGRVLLLIDPNDQYMNVYLPASTTGRLAVGDEARVLLDALPDHPLPAKISFVAAKSQFTPKEVETRDERQKLVFRVKLRLTDPAAMPQAKPGMPGGGYVRTAPVGWPVNLQ is encoded by the coding sequence ATGTCTACGCACAGCCGCTCTTCGATTTTCTTCGCCTGTTCCCTGCTGGTTCTGCTGGCGGGTGCCGGGGGCTTCGGTTACTGGAAATCGATGCATGATCGCCTGCCCGAAGGCCTGTACGTCGGCAACGGCCGCCTCGAAGCCACCGAAGTGCAGATTGCCAGCAAGACGCCGGGGCGCCTGGCCGAAGTGCTGGTCGATGAAGGCGACAAAGTGACCAAGGGCCAGCTGCTGGCCCGCATGGACACCCGCACCCTCGAAGCCCAGCGCAACCAGGCCGACGCCGAAGTGCTGCGCGCCCGGGAAAATCTCGGCGCCGCCCAGGCCAACGTGCAGTTGCGCCAGAGTGAACTGCTGCTGGCGCAACAGGAACTCAAGCGCTCCCGGGAGCTGTTCAAGCACGGTTTCGTCAGCGGCCAGATCATCGATCAACAACAAGCACGGCTGGACACCGGCAGCGCAGCAGTGGCCGCGGCGCGCGCACAAATGTCGGCCGTCAGTGCGACCATCGGCGCAGCCCAGGCTCAAGTGGCGATGCTCACCAGCGAAATCGACGACAGCAGCCTGCGCGCCCCCATCGATGGTGTGATCCAACTGCGCATGGCCGAACCCGGCGAAGTGCTCGGGGCCGGCGGACGGGTATTGCTGCTGATCGATCCCAACGACCAGTACATGAATGTATACCTGCCCGCCTCGACCACCGGGCGCCTGGCGGTGGGTGATGAAGCGCGAGTGTTGCTCGACGCGCTGCCCGACCACCCGCTGCCGGCGAAAATCAGCTTCGTGGCGGCCAAGTCGCAGTTCACCCCCAAAGAAGTCGAGACCCGTGACGAACGCCAGAAACTGGTGTTCCGGGTCAAATTGCGCCTGACTGATCCCGCCGCCATGCCCCAGGCCAAACCGGGCATGCCCGGCGGCGGTTATGTGCGGACCGCGCCTGTCGGCTGGCCGGTCAACCTGCAATGA
- the rbbA gene encoding ribosome-associated ATPase/putative transporter RbbA, translating to MTGPALQATGIAHRYGKQQALSDITFSLPAGTRCGLIGPDGAGKSSLLGLIAGVKTLQQGQLEVLGGSIQDRRHRNSLYPRIAFMPQGLGGNLYPELSISENIHFFATLFGLPKAECDQRMHSLLLATDLLRFADRPAGKLSGGMKQKLGLCCALIHEPDLLILDEPTTGVDPLSRRRFWELVDDVRRQRPQLTLLVATAYMEEAEQFEHCLMLDGGKLIATGLSSELAAATPSGKLDEAFTHFQGNSGHDNQPLVIPPRSGTNTDVAIEAHDLTLRFGDFTAVDKVSFAIGRGEIFGFLGSNGCGKTTTMKVLTGLMPASEGSATLLGNPVNAKDLATRKRVGFMSQSFSLYGELSVRQNLDLHARLFDLPKAESAQRIDELIQRFNLGSVAEQQSGALPLGLRQRLSLAVAVLHRPEVLILDEPTSGVDPAARDDFWRLLIELSREQGVTIFLSTHFMNEAQRCDRISLMHAGKVLACDTPAALQQQFKGQTLEAAFVTCLEQAQGTPDTPTPEAPIDTPTSPSKPIKDRAFSVGRLVAVASREGKELLRDKVRMAFALLGAVFMMVIFGFGISLDVEKLAFAVFDQDQTPQSRAYLEAFRSSRYFAEQPPIHDSKQLHQRLQRSEIKLALEIPPGFGRDLYAGRQPTVAAWLDGGMPFRAETSRNYVEAVHQANLEQLAEQSSPALRPQAAAKLETRFRYNQDVVSVNAIGPGVMALILAFIPAMLTALGIVREKELGSITNFYATPLTRLEFLLGKQAPYLAISLVNLAVLVAMNRWLFGVPFKGSALTLAFGGLLYVLATTSMGLLISAFTRTQIAAILGTMIITSLPTIQFSGLIVPRSSLEGAAAVSGMLFPAGYFLDIAVGTFTKALDLRQLWPQCLALFGFFLAFTGLSLVMLKKQEV from the coding sequence ATGACCGGCCCGGCGCTGCAAGCGACGGGTATTGCTCATCGGTACGGCAAGCAGCAGGCCCTGAGCGACATCACGTTCAGCCTGCCCGCCGGCACCCGTTGCGGGCTGATCGGCCCCGATGGCGCCGGCAAATCAAGCTTGCTGGGGCTGATCGCAGGCGTGAAGACCCTGCAACAGGGTCAGCTTGAGGTGCTTGGCGGCTCGATCCAGGATCGTCGCCATCGCAACAGCCTCTATCCGCGCATCGCCTTCATGCCCCAAGGCCTGGGCGGCAACCTTTATCCAGAGCTGTCGATCAGCGAGAACATCCACTTTTTCGCCACGCTGTTCGGGCTGCCGAAAGCCGAATGCGATCAGCGCATGCACAGCCTGTTGCTGGCCACCGATCTGCTGCGCTTTGCCGACCGCCCGGCGGGCAAGCTGTCCGGCGGCATGAAACAGAAACTCGGCCTGTGTTGCGCACTGATCCACGAACCGGATCTGTTGATCCTCGACGAGCCGACCACAGGCGTCGATCCCCTGTCCCGCCGGCGCTTCTGGGAGCTGGTGGACGATGTGCGCCGGCAACGCCCGCAACTGACGCTGCTTGTAGCCACGGCGTACATGGAAGAAGCCGAACAGTTCGAACATTGCCTGATGCTCGACGGTGGCAAGCTGATTGCCACCGGTTTGAGCAGCGAACTGGCCGCCGCCACGCCCAGCGGCAAACTCGACGAAGCCTTTACCCATTTCCAGGGCAACAGCGGTCACGACAACCAGCCACTGGTGATTCCGCCCCGCAGCGGAACCAACACCGATGTCGCCATCGAAGCCCACGACCTGACCCTGCGCTTCGGCGATTTCACCGCCGTGGACAAGGTCAGCTTCGCCATTGGCCGGGGCGAGATTTTCGGTTTTCTCGGCTCCAACGGCTGCGGCAAAACCACCACCATGAAAGTCCTCACCGGGTTGATGCCGGCCAGCGAAGGCAGTGCCACGCTGCTGGGCAACCCGGTGAATGCCAAGGACCTGGCGACCCGTAAACGCGTCGGTTTCATGTCGCAGAGTTTCTCGCTGTACGGCGAACTCAGCGTGCGGCAGAACCTCGACTTGCACGCCCGGCTGTTCGACTTGCCCAAAGCCGAGAGCGCCCAGCGTATTGACGAGCTGATCCAGCGCTTCAATCTCGGCAGCGTCGCCGAGCAACAGTCCGGCGCCCTGCCGCTGGGTTTGCGCCAGCGTCTGTCGCTCGCGGTCGCGGTGCTGCATCGCCCGGAAGTGCTGATCCTCGACGAGCCAACCTCCGGCGTGGACCCGGCAGCACGAGACGACTTCTGGCGGCTGCTGATCGAACTGTCCCGCGAACAGGGTGTGACGATCTTCCTCTCCACGCACTTCATGAACGAAGCCCAGCGCTGCGACCGTATCTCGTTGATGCATGCCGGCAAGGTGCTGGCTTGCGATACCCCGGCCGCGCTGCAACAACAGTTCAAGGGCCAGACACTGGAAGCAGCGTTCGTCACCTGCCTGGAACAGGCTCAAGGCACACCTGACACACCGACACCTGAAGCGCCGATTGATACGCCGACGAGCCCGAGCAAACCGATCAAGGACCGGGCGTTCAGCGTTGGCCGGTTGGTGGCGGTAGCGAGTCGCGAAGGCAAGGAGTTGCTGCGCGACAAGGTGCGCATGGCCTTCGCCCTGCTCGGGGCGGTGTTCATGATGGTGATCTTTGGTTTCGGCATTTCGCTGGATGTGGAAAAGCTCGCCTTTGCCGTCTTCGATCAGGACCAGACGCCGCAAAGCCGCGCTTATCTGGAAGCCTTTCGCAGTTCACGCTACTTCGCCGAACAGCCGCCGATTCACGATTCGAAACAGCTGCACCAACGTCTGCAACGCTCGGAAATCAAACTGGCGCTGGAGATCCCGCCAGGATTTGGCCGCGACCTGTATGCCGGACGCCAGCCGACCGTAGCGGCATGGCTGGATGGCGGCATGCCGTTTCGCGCCGAAACCAGCCGCAACTACGTGGAAGCCGTGCACCAGGCCAATCTCGAACAGCTGGCCGAACAGAGCAGCCCGGCCTTGCGTCCGCAGGCAGCGGCCAAACTGGAAACCCGTTTTCGTTATAACCAGGACGTGGTCAGCGTCAACGCCATCGGCCCCGGCGTGATGGCGCTGATTCTGGCGTTCATCCCGGCGATGCTCACGGCGCTGGGGATCGTGCGCGAGAAGGAGTTGGGATCGATCACCAACTTCTACGCCACGCCGCTGACGCGCCTGGAGTTCCTGCTCGGCAAGCAGGCGCCGTATCTGGCGATCAGCCTGGTCAACCTCGCGGTGCTGGTGGCGATGAACCGCTGGCTGTTCGGCGTGCCGTTCAAGGGCAGCGCCCTGACCCTGGCCTTCGGCGGGCTGCTTTATGTATTGGCAACGACCAGCATGGGCCTGCTGATTTCCGCGTTCACCCGCACCCAGATCGCCGCGATCCTCGGCACCATGATCATCACCAGCCTGCCGACCATCCAGTTTTCCGGGCTGATCGTGCCGCGCTCCTCCCTCGAAGGCGCGGCGGCCGTATCGGGCATGCTGTTTCCGGCGGGTTATTTCCTCGACATCGCCGTGGGCACTTTCACCAAAGCGCTGGACCTGCGACAGCTGTGGCCGCAATGCCTGGCGCTATTCGGGTTCTTTCTGGCGTTTACCGGGCTCAGCCTGGTCATGCTGAAAAAGCAGGAGGTCTGA
- a CDS encoding ABC transporter permease: MHKLAHILRLGLKELTSLQHDSVLLLFLFYAFTVAIYMPAAGSVIGVHNASVAIVDEDHSHLSRELAQALQPPEFQHPVLLPYGQLDQVMDSGQYTFVINVPANFQTDLLAGRQPAVQVNVDATAMSQAFMGAGYIGRIFQRELLSYSGQSDAASKAPALLTTRALFNTNLEGGWFLAVIQIVNNITILAIILTGTALLREREHGTLDHLLVLPLTALEIMLAKIWSNMLVVVLCTWVSLEVIVKGALGVPLAGSMTLFLLVTAVYLFASTALGIFLATLARSTPQFGLLAIPVIIPMLLLSGGSTPLDSMPQWLQWVMQGSPSTHFVSLSAAILFRDAGLSVVWPDLLALTGIGLVFFAIALMRFRKSLAS, from the coding sequence ATGCACAAGCTTGCGCACATCCTGCGGCTGGGCCTCAAGGAGCTGACCAGCCTGCAGCACGACAGCGTGTTGCTGCTGTTCCTGTTCTACGCCTTTACCGTGGCGATCTACATGCCGGCGGCGGGCTCGGTGATCGGCGTGCACAACGCCAGCGTGGCCATCGTCGATGAAGACCACAGCCACCTGTCCCGAGAACTGGCCCAGGCGCTGCAACCGCCGGAATTCCAGCATCCAGTGCTGCTGCCTTACGGGCAACTCGATCAGGTGATGGACAGCGGCCAGTACACTTTTGTGATCAACGTGCCGGCCAACTTCCAGACCGACTTGCTGGCCGGGCGCCAACCCGCGGTGCAGGTCAATGTCGACGCCACCGCCATGAGCCAGGCGTTCATGGGCGCTGGCTACATCGGGCGGATCTTCCAGCGTGAACTGCTGAGCTACAGCGGCCAGAGCGACGCGGCAAGCAAGGCGCCGGCGCTGCTGACCACCCGGGCATTGTTCAACACCAATCTGGAGGGCGGCTGGTTTCTGGCGGTGATTCAGATCGTCAACAACATCACCATTCTCGCCATCATCCTGACCGGCACGGCGCTGCTGCGTGAACGCGAACACGGCACGCTCGACCATTTACTGGTGTTGCCGCTGACAGCGCTGGAAATCATGCTGGCGAAAATATGGAGCAACATGCTGGTGGTGGTGCTGTGCACCTGGGTGTCGCTGGAGGTGATTGTCAAAGGTGCGCTGGGCGTGCCGCTGGCCGGGTCCATGACGTTGTTCCTGCTGGTGACGGCGGTTTACCTGTTCGCCAGTACTGCGCTGGGGATTTTTCTCGCGACCCTGGCCCGTTCGACACCGCAGTTCGGCCTGTTGGCGATTCCGGTGATTATCCCGATGTTGCTGCTGTCCGGCGGCAGCACGCCGCTGGACAGCATGCCGCAATGGCTGCAATGGGTGATGCAGGGCTCGCCGTCGACACACTTTGTCAGCCTCAGCGCCGCGATTCTGTTTCGCGATGCCGGGTTGAGTGTGGTGTGGCCGGATTTGCTGGCGTTGACGGGGATCGGCCTGGTGTTCTTTGCGATTGCGCTGATGCGGTTTCGCAAGAGCCTGGCGTCCTGA
- a CDS encoding flagellar basal body-associated protein FliL — protein sequence MKAWIMLMLALSLPMAAMAEEAAKEGEAPKVSYITLSPPFVGNYGLDGTPKLKVFKADVALRVTGDEAIKAVKANEPFIRNQLVALFTQQTTEAMNSIDGKEKLRQEALKQTQQIMNDETGKPVVEDLLFNNLIIQ from the coding sequence GTGAAAGCGTGGATCATGTTGATGCTGGCCCTGTCTCTGCCCATGGCAGCGATGGCCGAAGAAGCAGCCAAAGAAGGTGAAGCCCCGAAGGTCAGCTATATCACCCTGAGCCCGCCGTTCGTCGGCAACTATGGCTTGGATGGCACGCCGAAGTTAAAGGTGTTCAAGGCGGACGTGGCGCTGCGCGTGACCGGCGATGAGGCGATCAAGGCGGTCAAGGCCAACGAGCCCTTCATTCGCAATCAACTGGTGGCGCTCTTCACTCAGCAGACCACCGAGGCGATGAACAGCATCGATGGCAAGGAAAAGCTGCGTCAGGAAGCCCTGAAACAGACCCAGCAAATAATGAATGATGAAACCGGCAAGCCGGTGGTTGAGGATCTGTTGTTCAACAACCTGATCATTCAGTAA
- a CDS encoding NADPH:quinone oxidoreductase family protein codes for MKAVLCKAFGPAELLVLEDVASPVAKKNEILLEVHAAGVNFPDTLIIEGKYQFKPPFPFSPGGEAAGVVSAVGEKISHLKVGDRVMALTGWGSFAEQVAVPGYNVLPIPPLMDFNTAAAFSMTYGTSMHALKQRANLQPGETLLVLGASGGVGLAAVEIGKAMGARVIAAASSAEKLAVAKAAGADELINYSETSLKDEIKRLTGGNGADVIYDPVGGDLFDQAVRAIAWNGRLLVVGFASGRIPEFPVNLALLKGAAVVGVFWGSFAQRQPQDNAANFQQLFAWFAEGKLKPLVSQVYPLGDAAKAIDDLGQRRAVGKVVVQVR; via the coding sequence ATGAAAGCCGTGCTGTGCAAAGCCTTCGGCCCTGCCGAATTGCTGGTGCTGGAAGACGTCGCCAGCCCTGTGGCGAAGAAGAACGAAATCCTGCTGGAGGTGCACGCCGCCGGGGTCAACTTTCCGGACACGCTGATCATCGAGGGCAAATACCAGTTCAAGCCGCCCTTCCCGTTTTCGCCCGGTGGCGAAGCAGCTGGCGTGGTCAGCGCGGTAGGAGAAAAAATCAGCCACCTCAAGGTCGGCGACCGGGTCATGGCCCTGACTGGTTGGGGCAGCTTTGCCGAGCAGGTCGCAGTGCCAGGCTACAACGTGCTGCCAATCCCGCCCTTGATGGACTTCAACACCGCCGCCGCGTTCAGCATGACCTACGGCACTTCAATGCACGCCCTCAAGCAACGGGCCAACCTGCAACCGGGTGAAACCCTGCTGGTGCTTGGCGCTTCCGGAGGTGTTGGCCTGGCCGCCGTGGAAATCGGCAAAGCCATGGGTGCCCGGGTCATCGCCGCCGCCAGCAGCGCGGAAAAACTCGCCGTGGCCAAGGCAGCCGGTGCCGACGAACTGATCAACTACAGCGAAACCAGCCTCAAGGACGAAATCAAACGCCTGACCGGCGGCAACGGTGCCGATGTGATCTACGACCCAGTCGGCGGCGACCTCTTCGATCAGGCCGTGCGCGCCATCGCCTGGAACGGCCGCCTGCTGGTGGTCGGTTTCGCCAGCGGGCGAATTCCCGAATTCCCGGTCAACCTCGCCCTGCTCAAAGGCGCAGCGGTGGTCGGCGTATTCTGGGGCTCGTTCGCCCAGCGTCAGCCGCAGGACAATGCAGCGAACTTCCAACAGTTGTTTGCCTGGTTTGCCGAGGGCAAATTGAAACCGCTGGTATCGCAGGTGTATCCGCTGGGGGATGCGGCCAAGGCGATTGATGATCTTGGTCAGCGTCGGGCGGTTGGGAAGGTGGTGGTGCAGGTGCGCTGA
- a CDS encoding flagellar basal body-associated protein FliL, with protein MVARLRTLVSGLLLVPALMLSIQTLAHAQEKEARGLSDVTVLIVRHAEKPDQGPLLNAKGEQRAGAYASYFDPLTLNGLPLTPQRLIATSDSPDSSRPRLTLMPLAQRLQLPIEQPFADDEVDKLVKSLRKNNQAQTVLIAWHHSRINKLIAAFGGDGQALTGQKKWPEDVYDWLIVLRFDHQGQLIESGSQKIQEHLLPGDIAATTGG; from the coding sequence ATGGTCGCCAGGTTACGCACGCTTGTGTCGGGATTGTTGCTGGTGCCGGCATTGATGCTCTCGATTCAGACGTTGGCCCACGCACAGGAAAAAGAGGCGCGCGGCCTGAGCGATGTCACGGTGCTGATCGTTCGTCACGCCGAGAAACCCGACCAGGGCCCGCTATTGAATGCCAAGGGCGAACAGCGCGCTGGCGCCTACGCCAGCTACTTCGACCCGCTAACCCTCAATGGTCTGCCATTGACCCCGCAGCGCCTGATCGCCACCAGCGACAGCCCTGACAGCAGCCGACCACGGCTGACGCTGATGCCACTGGCGCAACGCCTGCAATTGCCTATTGAACAACCTTTTGCCGATGATGAAGTCGACAAACTGGTCAAATCCCTGCGCAAGAACAATCAGGCGCAAACGGTATTGATCGCCTGGCATCACAGTCGTATCAACAAGCTGATCGCGGCGTTCGGCGGAGATGGCCAGGCATTGACCGGTCAGAAAAAGTGGCCGGAAGACGTCTATGACTGGCTCATTGTGCTGCGCTTCGATCACCAGGGCCAACTGATCGAGTCCGGCAGCCAGAAAATTCAGGAACACCTGCTGCCGGGAGATATCGCCGCCACGACCGGAGGTTGA
- the glpT gene encoding glycerol-3-phosphate transporter has protein sequence MFAFFRPATHQAPLPEEKIDSTYRRLRWQIFAGIFFGYAGYYLLRKNFSLAMPYLIDEGYTRGQLGLAMSAIAIAYGLSKFLMGLVSDRSNPRYFLPFGLLISAGVMFIFGFAPWATSSVTMMFILLFINGWAQGMGWPPSGRTMVHWWSQKERGGVVSVWNVAHNVGGGLIGPLFLLGMGLFNDWHAAFYVPAAVALAVAAFAFVTMRDTPQSVGLPPIEQYKNDYPEGYDASHEDEFSAKEIFVKYVLRNKMLWYIAMANVFVYLLRYGVLDWAPTYLKEAKHFTVDTTSWAYFFYEWAGIPGTLLCGWMSDKIFRGNRGLTGMVFMALVTVATLVYWLNPAGNPTVDMIALFSIGFLIYGPVMLIGLQALELAPKKAAGTAAGFTGLFGYLGGSVAASAAMGYTVDHFGWDGGFVLLVGACILAMVCLAPTLWHKQVASQGREALA, from the coding sequence ATGTTTGCTTTCTTTCGCCCTGCCACACATCAGGCACCCCTGCCTGAAGAAAAAATAGACAGCACTTACCGACGCCTTCGCTGGCAGATCTTCGCCGGGATCTTCTTTGGGTACGCGGGTTATTACCTGCTGCGCAAGAACTTCTCCCTGGCCATGCCGTATCTGATCGACGAGGGTTATACCCGTGGCCAGCTGGGCCTGGCAATGTCGGCGATTGCCATCGCTTATGGCCTGTCGAAATTCCTCATGGGGCTGGTGTCCGACCGTTCCAACCCGCGTTATTTCCTGCCGTTCGGCCTGCTGATTTCGGCCGGGGTGATGTTCATCTTCGGTTTCGCACCGTGGGCCACCTCCAGCGTGACCATGATGTTCATCCTGTTGTTCATCAACGGTTGGGCTCAGGGCATGGGTTGGCCGCCAAGTGGCCGGACCATGGTGCACTGGTGGTCGCAGAAAGAACGCGGTGGTGTGGTGTCCGTGTGGAACGTGGCGCACAACGTGGGCGGCGGCCTGATCGGTCCGTTGTTCCTGCTCGGCATGGGCCTGTTCAATGACTGGCACGCGGCGTTCTACGTGCCGGCAGCGGTAGCATTGGCCGTGGCGGCGTTCGCGTTCGTGACCATGCGCGACACCCCGCAATCGGTCGGCCTGCCGCCAATCGAGCAGTACAAGAATGACTACCCGGAAGGCTATGACGCCAGCCACGAAGACGAATTCAGCGCCAAGGAAATCTTCGTCAAATACGTGCTGCGCAACAAGATGCTCTGGTACATCGCCATGGCCAACGTCTTCGTCTATCTGCTGCGCTACGGCGTACTGGACTGGGCGCCGACCTACCTCAAGGAAGCCAAGCACTTCACCGTGGACACCACGTCCTGGGCGTACTTCTTCTATGAATGGGCCGGTATTCCGGGCACGCTGCTGTGCGGCTGGATGTCGGACAAGATCTTCCGTGGCAACCGTGGCCTGACCGGCATGGTGTTCATGGCGTTGGTGACTGTGGCGACGCTGGTGTATTGGCTCAACCCGGCCGGCAACCCGACCGTGGACATGATTGCGCTGTTCTCCATCGGCTTCCTGATCTACGGCCCGGTGATGCTGATTGGTCTGCAAGCGCTGGAACTGGCACCGAAGAAAGCTGCCGGTACGGCGGCAGGTTTCACGGGACTGTTCGGTTACCTGGGCGGTTCGGTCGCGGCCAGTGCCGCGATGGGCTACACCGTGGACCACTTCGGTTGGGACGGCGGTTTCGTGCTGCTGGTAGGCGCGTGCATCCTGGCGATGGTGTGCCTGGCACCGACCCTATGGCACAAGCAGGTCGCCAGTCAGGGCCGCGAAGCGCTCGCCTGA
- a CDS encoding gamma-glutamylcyclotransferase, with amino-acid sequence MTAIESAFLNLAYPPRLDLGPQLTHEQLLSSMQITMARHKGGPVWLFAYGSLIWRPECPAVERVRGRVHGYHRGLYLWSHEHRGTPEVPGLVFGLDRGGSCSGFAYRLPEEQLDASLYALWQREMPFPSYRPHWLNCRLEDGSQVQALGFVLERHLPSYAGNLPDHVLSQVFESACGRYGTTRDYVEQTAHALRSHAMPDRNLEARLKRCKSKVDQASASRP; translated from the coding sequence ATGACAGCCATTGAATCTGCTTTTCTGAATCTGGCTTATCCTCCGCGACTCGATCTGGGGCCGCAGCTGACTCACGAACAATTGCTCAGCTCGATGCAGATCACCATGGCGCGCCACAAGGGTGGGCCGGTCTGGCTGTTCGCGTATGGGTCGCTGATCTGGCGTCCGGAATGCCCGGCGGTGGAACGCGTTCGCGGACGGGTGCATGGCTACCATCGCGGTTTGTACCTGTGGTCCCACGAGCATCGCGGTACGCCGGAAGTGCCGGGCCTGGTATTTGGCCTGGATCGCGGCGGCTCGTGCAGCGGGTTTGCCTATCGCCTGCCCGAAGAGCAACTTGATGCTTCGCTCTATGCCCTGTGGCAACGGGAGATGCCATTCCCTTCCTATCGCCCGCACTGGCTCAACTGCCGTCTTGAAGATGGCAGCCAGGTTCAGGCCTTGGGATTTGTATTGGAGCGGCACCTGCCCAGCTATGCCGGCAACTTGCCAGATCATGTGCTGAGCCAGGTCTTTGAGAGCGCTTGCGGGCGTTACGGCACCACTCGCGATTATGTCGAGCAGACCGCCCACGCCCTGCGTAGCCACGCCATGCCAGACCGGAATCTGGAGGCGCGGCTCAAGCGCTGCAAATCAAAGGTCGATCAGGCGAGCGCTTCGCGGCCCTGA
- a CDS encoding sn-glycerol-3-phosphate transporter: MIFADHTLGQDDAQQDKGFWYAQTSVYTKHYSPDPDHNNNQDLIGIERNQVSGWVFGGATFRNSFSQRSYYAYAGKRYESADYPVYFKLTGGLLQGYSGQYKDKIPLNHFGVAPVIIPSVGTHYGPLAAELVFLGANAAMVTTGVRF; the protein is encoded by the coding sequence ATGATCTTTGCCGACCACACGCTGGGGCAGGATGACGCACAACAAGACAAGGGCTTCTGGTACGCACAGACCAGCGTCTATACCAAACATTATTCGCCGGATCCCGACCACAACAATAATCAGGACCTGATTGGCATTGAACGTAATCAGGTGTCAGGCTGGGTATTTGGCGGGGCGACTTTTCGTAACTCGTTCAGCCAGCGTTCGTACTACGCCTATGCCGGCAAGCGCTATGAGAGCGCTGATTATCCGGTGTACTTCAAGCTGACAGGCGGGTTGCTTCAGGGCTATAGCGGCCAGTACAAGGACAAGATTCCCCTCAATCACTTCGGCGTTGCACCCGTGATCATTCCGTCCGTTGGCACGCATTACGGCCCGCTGGCGGCCGAGCTGGTTTTTCTCGGCGCCAATGCGGCCATGGTGACTACGGGCGTTCGTTTCTAG
- a CDS encoding CDP-6-deoxy-delta-3,4-glucoseen reductase: MRVTLQPSGAVLEIRPGERILDGARRLGYDCPQSCRNGNCHVCAALLVEGRVEQAGDVRDHGEFYTCIAEPLEDCIVLWDGVLALGELPVRSVSCQVIGCEDVGGDTWRVRLRAPAGKPLRYHAGQYLMIERENGEKSAFSLASAPHSGRDLEIHVLAREASALSLIEQLQRNTMVRIEMPFGDTHLAELPDGPLVLIAAGTGMGQIHSLIEHCRAAGFKHPVHLYWGVRRPEDFYDIEHWDEWVKLPNLFLHKVVSDQCGWEGRCGMLHQAVCEDFADLKPLHVYASGSPAMVYGTLDALVEAGMDAHQMRADVFAYAPRS, encoded by the coding sequence ATGCGTGTAACCTTGCAGCCCTCCGGTGCAGTGCTTGAGATACGGCCCGGCGAGCGGATCCTCGATGGTGCGCGGCGGCTGGGCTATGACTGCCCGCAAAGCTGCCGCAACGGTAACTGCCATGTGTGTGCGGCGCTGTTGGTGGAAGGTCGGGTCGAACAGGCCGGCGATGTGCGCGATCACGGCGAGTTCTACACTTGCATTGCAGAGCCGCTGGAAGACTGCATCGTGTTGTGGGATGGCGTGCTCGCGCTGGGAGAACTGCCGGTGCGCAGCGTGTCGTGTCAGGTGATCGGGTGCGAGGACGTGGGTGGTGACACCTGGCGGGTTCGCCTGCGGGCGCCGGCCGGCAAACCGCTGCGTTATCACGCCGGGCAGTACCTGATGATCGAGCGCGAGAACGGCGAAAAATCGGCGTTCTCCCTGGCCTCGGCTCCGCATTCGGGGCGGGACCTGGAAATTCATGTGCTGGCGCGCGAAGCCAGCGCCCTGAGCCTGATCGAACAGCTGCAGCGCAATACGATGGTGCGCATCGAGATGCCGTTCGGGGACACCCATCTGGCCGAACTCCCGGACGGACCGCTGGTGCTGATTGCCGCCGGCACCGGTATGGGCCAGATTCACAGCCTGATCGAACACTGCCGCGCCGCCGGTTTCAAACACCCGGTGCACCTGTATTGGGGCGTACGCCGACCTGAAGATTTCTACGATATCGAGCATTGGGACGAATGGGTCAAGCTGCCCAATCTGTTCCTGCACAAAGTCGTCAGCGATCAATGTGGTTGGGAAGGGCGCTGCGGGATGCTGCATCAGGCGGTGTGCGAGGACTTTGCCGATCTGAAACCGCTGCATGTGTATGCCAGCGGCTCGCCGGCGATGGTCTACGGCACGCTGGATGCGTTGGTCGAAGCCGGGATGGACGCCCATCAGATGCGCGCGGATGTGTTTGCATATGCGCCGCGCTCTTGA